A window from Planococcus maritimus encodes these proteins:
- a CDS encoding DMT family transporter, whose amino-acid sequence MVLFVIALIQEPGEIAAFAEVPSSFWLAFFFSGMIGTAVGHMLYNYSIGQAGPTKAAIFMNLNTLFSLVAASLILGETITSGHLIGLVLIVIGVLFGSGAAEDLLRKRRKRLPV is encoded by the coding sequence ATTGTCTTATTTGTCATCGCGCTTATCCAAGAGCCGGGAGAAATTGCGGCATTTGCGGAAGTTCCGTCGTCGTTCTGGCTGGCTTTCTTCTTTTCGGGAATGATTGGGACAGCGGTCGGACATATGTTGTATAATTACTCAATTGGTCAAGCTGGCCCCACAAAAGCGGCCATTTTCATGAACTTGAATACCTTGTTTTCGCTTGTAGCTGCAAGCCTCATACTCGGTGAGACGATTACATCCGGCCATTTGATCGGTCTAGTGCTCATCGTCATCGGGGTGTTATTCGGCTCAGGTGCTGCGGAAGATTTGCTTCGAAAACGCAGGAAACGGCTCCCCGTATGA
- a CDS encoding M20/M25/M40 family metallo-hydrolase: protein MAGLWTTPQQVRELTEQLVGWESQGLTEGEVTFPEKLQAKLMETAYFHQHPEFVSLGEVNKERRYVTALYKHEQASRTVVLLSHFDTVAVHEYGDLAPLAYHPAELEKAFHKIKSEFKPEMQADLASGDYLFGRGIMDMKSGLAIHMSLIERASLEKWPINIVLMSVPDEEINSAGMRYGVSKLLDLERQYDLEYVLFLNGEPVFAKSPGDESQYIYTGSIGKIMPSALFYGKETHAGEPLAGMTSSFLSTYLTRKMEWNPAFSETVHGEKTPLPVTLTQGDMKEEYSVQTPYRTKALYNVFTMERNAQDVMGIFEGLAKESAAECLGDYRSLCQKVGMAPRFDEIRVLRYEELVEYAKEKFGLDYVNRLIRDTLMDPDRDVRDKSFHIADILLLNCQELTPGIVLLFAPPYYPAVNSSEDSFIKDCVAYVTQHARERFNLELEQVHFFNGISDLSYVNYRDTSSGWISYENNTPVYGDLYSIPFRSMQQLNAPVLNIGPFGKDPHKRTERLHMKNAFEEIPEIIASLILHMGEQAN, encoded by the coding sequence ATGGCGGGTCTATGGACAACACCACAACAAGTGCGCGAACTGACAGAACAATTGGTAGGCTGGGAGTCGCAAGGGCTGACAGAAGGGGAAGTGACATTCCCTGAAAAATTGCAAGCCAAGTTAATGGAGACAGCGTATTTTCATCAACACCCAGAATTTGTATCTTTGGGAGAGGTCAATAAGGAACGGCGTTATGTGACCGCTTTGTATAAGCATGAACAAGCCTCGCGCACCGTTGTGCTGCTCAGCCATTTCGATACGGTGGCTGTGCACGAATACGGAGATCTAGCTCCGCTTGCCTATCATCCGGCCGAGCTGGAGAAGGCATTCCATAAGATCAAAAGCGAATTCAAGCCGGAAATGCAGGCAGATCTTGCATCCGGGGATTATTTATTCGGCCGGGGCATCATGGACATGAAGTCGGGACTGGCTATTCATATGTCTTTGATTGAACGGGCCAGTTTAGAAAAATGGCCAATCAATATCGTCCTCATGTCGGTACCGGATGAAGAAATCAACTCAGCGGGCATGCGTTACGGTGTCTCGAAATTGCTGGATCTTGAACGTCAATACGATCTCGAGTACGTGCTGTTTTTAAACGGCGAACCGGTCTTTGCGAAATCACCAGGAGATGAATCGCAATACATCTATACCGGATCCATCGGAAAAATCATGCCGAGTGCCTTGTTTTACGGAAAAGAAACACACGCAGGAGAGCCGCTTGCCGGCATGACTTCAAGCTTTTTGTCGACGTATTTGACGCGCAAAATGGAATGGAATCCGGCGTTTTCCGAAACCGTTCACGGAGAAAAAACGCCCCTTCCCGTAACCCTGACGCAAGGGGATATGAAAGAAGAGTATTCAGTTCAAACCCCGTATCGCACCAAAGCGCTTTATAATGTGTTTACGATGGAAAGAAATGCACAGGACGTCATGGGGATTTTCGAAGGCCTGGCGAAAGAATCCGCCGCGGAATGCTTGGGGGATTATCGTTCTTTATGCCAAAAAGTCGGCATGGCGCCGCGTTTCGATGAAATCCGGGTCCTTCGGTACGAAGAACTGGTCGAGTACGCCAAAGAAAAATTCGGTCTCGATTATGTCAACCGGTTGATACGTGATACTTTGATGGACCCAGACCGCGATGTTCGCGACAAATCGTTCCATATCGCGGACATCTTGCTGCTCAATTGCCAGGAACTGACGCCTGGGATCGTCTTATTGTTCGCACCGCCTTATTACCCAGCGGTCAATTCAAGTGAAGACTCGTTCATCAAGGACTGCGTGGCATATGTAACCCAACACGCACGTGAACGTTTCAATTTGGAACTCGAGCAAGTACATTTTTTCAATGGCATTTCCGATCTCAGCTACGTCAATTACCGGGATACCTCGAGCGGTTGGATCAGCTATGAAAACAACACGCCGGTCTACGGCGATCTATACAGCATCCCGTTCCGTTCCATGCAGCAGCTCAACGCACCGGTATTGAATATCGGCCCTTTCGGCAAAGACCCGCATAAGCGCACCGAACGGCTCCATATGAAAAATGCTTTCGAAGAAATTCCGGAAATTATCGCTAGCTTGATTTTGCATATGGGGGAACAGGCAAACTAG
- a CDS encoding alanine/glycine:cation symporter family protein, with protein MDAIFNGLTWIVDEGNNLLWTYILIGLLLGLGLYFTIRTRFVQVRLFGEMFRVITEKKDGTGGISAFQAFTISTASRVGTGNITGVALAIAIGGPGAVFWMWVVALIGMATAFIESTLAQVYKIKDGEQFRGGPAYYMEKALGTRKLGIVFAILLTLAFGFIFNSVQSNTIAQSVGEVLDIPNWVVGASLVVLSAIVIFGGVRRIARVTQVVVPVMAVVYLLVVGYISILNFTEIPAVFTLIIQNAFGLEEVVGGGIGAAIMQGIRRGLFSNEAGMGSVPNAAASANVSHPAKQGLVQSLGVFFDTIIICSATAFVIILADLYRTSEQEGILLTQTSLEMHVGAWAPYFLAIAITFFAFSSIVGNYYYGETNIEFINAHSLWLTAYRFGVLAMVMFGSIAQVQLVWNMADLFMGMMAVINLIVIALLGKIAFRVLDDYMGQRKAGKNPVFYAKNVPGLKNTECWGEEAHRHDE; from the coding sequence ATGGATGCAATATTCAACGGGTTGACGTGGATCGTCGACGAAGGCAATAACTTATTATGGACATACATATTGATCGGGCTCTTGCTCGGTCTTGGTTTATATTTCACCATCCGTACACGTTTTGTACAAGTGCGCTTATTTGGCGAGATGTTCCGTGTTATCACGGAAAAGAAAGATGGAACCGGCGGGATTTCCGCTTTCCAGGCCTTTACGATTTCGACCGCTTCACGCGTCGGGACCGGCAATATTACCGGTGTTGCTTTGGCTATAGCCATTGGCGGCCCGGGTGCGGTGTTTTGGATGTGGGTCGTGGCTCTGATCGGAATGGCTACTGCCTTTATCGAAAGTACGCTTGCTCAAGTTTACAAGATTAAAGACGGCGAGCAATTCCGTGGGGGCCCTGCTTATTATATGGAAAAAGCACTTGGCACACGGAAATTGGGCATTGTTTTTGCCATTCTCCTGACGCTTGCATTCGGCTTTATTTTCAACTCGGTCCAGTCGAACACCATAGCCCAATCAGTCGGCGAGGTATTAGACATCCCGAATTGGGTGGTCGGCGCAAGCTTAGTCGTGCTGTCTGCTATCGTTATCTTCGGCGGTGTCCGCCGCATCGCGCGTGTCACGCAAGTGGTGGTGCCGGTTATGGCGGTTGTTTATCTACTTGTTGTAGGATACATATCCATCCTAAACTTCACGGAAATTCCGGCAGTCTTCACTTTAATTATCCAAAATGCGTTTGGACTTGAGGAAGTGGTAGGCGGCGGTATCGGTGCTGCAATCATGCAAGGAATTCGCCGAGGCTTGTTCTCGAACGAAGCCGGCATGGGGTCTGTACCAAACGCTGCAGCTTCTGCGAACGTCTCGCACCCTGCTAAACAAGGACTCGTTCAAAGTCTTGGCGTGTTTTTCGATACGATCATCATTTGTTCGGCGACTGCGTTCGTCATCATTTTGGCGGACTTGTACCGCACAAGTGAACAGGAAGGCATCTTACTGACGCAAACTTCCCTCGAGATGCATGTCGGGGCATGGGCGCCTTATTTCCTGGCGATCGCCATCACGTTCTTCGCTTTCAGCTCGATTGTCGGGAACTATTATTACGGCGAGACGAATATCGAATTCATCAATGCGCATAGCTTATGGTTGACGGCTTATCGTTTTGGCGTCCTTGCGATGGTCATGTTCGGTTCAATCGCGCAAGTTCAACTGGTTTGGAATATGGCTGATCTCTTCATGGGAATGATGGCTGTCATCAACCTGATTGTCATTGCCCTGCTCGGGAAGATCGCTTTCCGCGTTCTCGACGATTATATGGGTCAACGAAAAGCCGGCAAGAATCCGGTATTCTATGCGAAAAATGTACCTGGCCTGAAAAATACGGAATGCTGGGGAGAAGAAGCACATCGTCATGACGAATAA
- a CDS encoding DMT family transporter, with translation MTPWKIYGILTSVMVVWGFNLAAVKYLLEFVDPVTLTAFRILLAGVTVLIILASLGMMRWPKRSDWKYILLGALLNVVTHHYFLSQGLAITSGTNAGLILGTGPMLTAVLVSLIMRMVPSRLQWLGVFIGFTGVATTVMVGSDSASGLSLGDILVFISILAQVFSYIVIANAARSLDPRLLTGYMLVTGPLSYLSSRLSKSREKLRHLRKFRRRSGWLSSFRE, from the coding sequence TTGACTCCATGGAAAATTTACGGCATCTTAACGTCCGTAATGGTCGTGTGGGGATTCAACCTCGCGGCAGTAAAGTATTTATTGGAATTTGTTGATCCGGTCACGCTGACGGCGTTTCGGATTTTGCTCGCCGGGGTGACGGTATTGATCATTTTGGCGTCGCTCGGCATGATGCGCTGGCCCAAACGCAGTGATTGGAAATACATCTTGCTGGGGGCTTTACTCAATGTAGTGACACACCATTATTTCCTGTCTCAGGGCTTGGCGATTACATCCGGAACAAACGCTGGTTTGATTCTCGGAACGGGGCCGATGCTCACGGCGGTTTTGGTTTCGCTGATTATGCGCATGGTGCCTTCTCGGCTGCAATGGTTGGGAGTCTTCATTGGTTTTACAGGCGTCGCCACAACGGTTATGGTCGGAAGTGACTCAGCTTCGGGCTTAAGTCTTGGGGATATATTGGTCTTCATTTCGATATTGGCACAAGTCTTCAGTTATATCGTTATCGCAAATGCGGCCCGTTCGTTGGATCCGCGCTTATTGACGGGATACATGCTCGTGACAGGGCCATTGTCTTATTTGTCATCGCGCTTATCCAAGAGCCGGGAGAAATTGCGGCATTTGCGGAAGTTCCGTCGTCGTTCTGGCTGGCTTTCTTCTTTTCGGGAATGA
- a CDS encoding WecB/TagA/CpsF family glycosyltransferase, whose amino-acid sequence MKEEILGVTVNKETEQQLLGKIQTDIELGRKSRIVAINPEKVMMASKDPALRTLLNESTYQIPDGVGIKIASRMRGGEIRERVTGIGMMDALLRLAHQHGHRIFMYGAKKATVELAAQNIQAKYPNLVVAGTLDGYEKDPAKIIETINAAQPQILFVALGSPKQELFIRENMEQLDVNIFQGVGGSFDVYSGNVKRAPKLFLNTGTEWLYRLASQPTRIKRQMALPQFLIKAVRDKGGSRR is encoded by the coding sequence ATGAAAGAAGAAATTTTAGGCGTTACCGTCAATAAAGAAACCGAACAACAATTGCTTGGCAAAATCCAAACCGATATCGAACTCGGTCGGAAATCGCGCATTGTCGCCATCAACCCGGAAAAAGTCATGATGGCTTCAAAAGACCCGGCGTTGCGTACGCTTTTGAACGAATCGACGTATCAGATTCCAGATGGCGTCGGCATTAAAATTGCTTCCCGTATGCGCGGGGGCGAAATTCGCGAACGTGTTACAGGCATCGGCATGATGGATGCATTGCTTCGACTCGCCCATCAACACGGCCACCGTATTTTTATGTACGGCGCGAAAAAAGCGACGGTTGAATTAGCTGCGCAAAACATCCAAGCGAAATACCCGAACCTTGTAGTTGCTGGGACATTGGATGGCTACGAAAAAGACCCGGCCAAAATCATCGAAACCATCAACGCCGCACAGCCGCAAATCCTGTTTGTCGCACTTGGCAGTCCGAAACAAGAGCTCTTCATCCGTGAAAACATGGAGCAATTGGACGTCAATATCTTCCAAGGTGTCGGCGGCAGTTTCGATGTCTATAGCGGCAATGTCAAACGCGCTCCGAAACTGTTTTTGAACACAGGAACGGAATGGCTATACCGTTTGGCGAGTCAGCCGACGCGCATCAAACGCCAAATGGCGCTCCCGCAATTCCTCATCAAAGCCGTGCGCGACAAAGGCGGCAGCCGCCGATGA
- a CDS encoding glycosyltransferase: MKVLHVISGGETGGSKKHLLQLLTNSPVEAELLLLTEGAFAEDARKAGIPVTVVQQNSRLDRSAPRKILLVLKKGRFSIVHTHGARANFLIDSVYKKLGMPWFITVHSDPTLDFLHQPKPLAKVFTILNQRAMRRADHLFAVSEKFKDMLVQMGVKPNRITPVFNGINFHETLPDFDKRAIRESLSTGEDDFVFAIVARLHPVKGHDILLNAFAQINQPCKLWVIGDGDRSQKLRDQAAALGIENRVQFLGARTDVDRLLYAADVSLLTSHSESFPLVLLESADMATPVIATNVGGVPALVDPGKTGWIVEPGRVDALEHVMAKAMQANTQEMGSMLRSFAKENFSNEKLQQEIRQIYETVLKLN; encoded by the coding sequence ATGAAAGTATTGCATGTCATTAGCGGAGGCGAAACGGGAGGCTCGAAAAAGCATTTATTGCAGCTATTAACCAACTCTCCTGTAGAAGCAGAGTTGCTATTACTCACTGAAGGCGCTTTTGCGGAAGACGCACGAAAAGCCGGGATTCCCGTGACGGTCGTTCAGCAAAATAGCCGCCTGGACCGGTCTGCGCCTAGGAAGATTTTGCTGGTCTTGAAAAAAGGCAGATTCTCCATCGTTCATACCCACGGGGCGCGGGCGAATTTCCTGATTGATTCCGTCTACAAAAAACTGGGAATGCCTTGGTTCATTACGGTCCATAGCGACCCGACACTCGACTTTCTCCACCAGCCGAAACCGCTCGCCAAGGTATTCACCATCTTGAACCAGCGGGCGATGCGCCGTGCAGACCATTTGTTTGCCGTGTCGGAGAAATTCAAGGATATGCTGGTCCAAATGGGCGTGAAGCCAAACAGAATCACGCCGGTGTTCAACGGCATCAATTTCCATGAAACTTTGCCGGATTTTGATAAGCGCGCAATTCGTGAATCTCTTAGTACCGGAGAAGACGATTTCGTTTTCGCGATTGTGGCACGGCTCCATCCCGTCAAAGGGCATGATATCCTGCTCAATGCTTTCGCACAGATCAATCAGCCGTGTAAACTATGGGTAATCGGCGACGGTGATCGCAGCCAAAAATTACGTGATCAAGCAGCGGCACTCGGCATCGAAAATCGCGTCCAGTTCTTGGGAGCACGCACGGATGTGGACCGATTACTGTATGCAGCCGACGTCTCCTTATTGACTTCGCATAGCGAAAGCTTTCCGCTCGTCCTGTTGGAATCTGCAGATATGGCGACGCCTGTCATTGCGACGAATGTGGGCGGCGTACCAGCACTCGTCGATCCTGGAAAAACCGGATGGATCGTGGAACCAGGGCGGGTAGACGCGCTCGAACATGTCATGGCAAAAGCGATGCAAGCAAACACACAGGAAATGGGAAGCATGCTTCGGAGCTTTGCAAAAGAAAATTTTTCCAACGAGAAATTACAGCAAGAAATTCGCCAAATCTATGAAACTGTCTTGAAGCTAAACTAG
- a CDS encoding nucleotide sugar dehydrogenase, producing the protein MEKICVVGLGYIGLPTAVMFANHGYEVHGVDVNQKAVDMLSDGQIHIEEPFLQDYLNKALEKGTFSVSTKPAEADMFIIAVPSPIAEDKTANMDYIRAATESIVPYLKKGDLVVLESTVPPRTVLDVMMPILVKSNLEIGTELFVSHSPERVIPGKVFEELVKNDRIIGGINEESSKRTQVYYESFVKGEFILTDATTAEMVKVMENTYRDVNIAFANEIAKISDNVGVDAWEAIRLANHHPRVNIHLPGPGVGGHCIAVDPWFLVEKEQELSKIIHLSRTTNDGMPQYTADKIDDILKDVADAKVAVFGLAFKGNIDDIRESPSMEVLEHLKAKNLRIASFDPHVKENKAPFQTQSYDEAVEGADLIVILTDHKAFKEYDPKTMGGTMRHQAIFDTKNAISRETYEQAGFTVYRLGDGKGNPKN; encoded by the coding sequence ATGGAAAAAATCTGTGTAGTGGGATTAGGATATATCGGCTTGCCAACAGCGGTCATGTTTGCAAACCATGGTTATGAAGTTCACGGCGTGGACGTCAATCAAAAAGCGGTAGATATGCTGTCTGATGGGCAAATCCACATTGAAGAACCGTTTCTTCAGGATTACTTGAACAAAGCATTGGAAAAAGGGACTTTCTCGGTCTCAACAAAACCAGCGGAAGCAGACATGTTCATCATCGCTGTCCCGTCTCCAATCGCGGAAGACAAAACAGCAAACATGGATTACATCCGTGCTGCGACAGAATCGATCGTGCCGTACCTTAAAAAAGGCGATTTGGTCGTATTGGAATCTACTGTGCCACCGCGTACGGTACTTGATGTCATGATGCCGATTCTCGTGAAGAGCAATTTAGAAATCGGGACAGAACTATTTGTCTCGCATTCACCAGAACGCGTGATCCCTGGCAAAGTATTTGAAGAGCTCGTGAAAAATGACCGCATTATTGGCGGCATAAACGAGGAATCGTCAAAACGCACACAAGTCTATTACGAATCATTCGTCAAAGGCGAATTTATTTTAACTGATGCAACTACGGCTGAGATGGTCAAGGTCATGGAAAACACTTACCGTGATGTCAACATCGCTTTCGCGAATGAAATCGCGAAAATCTCGGACAATGTTGGTGTTGATGCTTGGGAAGCGATTCGCCTCGCGAACCACCATCCACGCGTCAATATCCACTTGCCAGGCCCAGGCGTCGGCGGGCATTGCATCGCTGTCGATCCATGGTTCTTAGTGGAAAAAGAGCAGGAGCTTTCGAAAATCATCCATTTGTCTCGTACGACAAATGATGGCATGCCACAATACACAGCTGACAAAATCGACGACATCCTAAAAGACGTCGCCGATGCGAAAGTCGCTGTATTTGGTTTGGCCTTTAAAGGCAATATCGACGACATCCGCGAGAGCCCGTCAATGGAAGTGCTGGAACATTTAAAAGCTAAAAACTTGCGTATTGCTTCATTTGACCCGCATGTCAAAGAAAACAAAGCGCCGTTCCAGACGCAAAGCTACGACGAAGCAGTCGAAGGTGCAGACTTGATCGTTATCTTGACCGATCACAAAGCATTTAAAGAATACGATCCGAAAACAATGGGCGGAACGATGCGCCATCAAGCCATTTTTGACACAAAAAATGCCATCAGCCGCGAAACCTATGAACAAGCCGGATTCACGGTTTACCGTCTTGGCGACGGCAAAGGCAACCCAAAAAATTAA